TTCTGAACACAGTTACACGGTCACACTGAGATCGCGATGAAATACCAACAACTGGAAAATCTCGAAAGCGGCTGGAAATGGAAGTATCTGGTCAAAAAACACCGTGAAGGGGAATTGATCACGTGCTACCTCGAAGCCAGTGCTGCAAAAGAAGCTGTAGATTTATTGCTGACCCTCGAAAACGAACCCATTCTGGTCAACGGCTGGATAGATAAACACATCAATCCGGCGCTACTGAACCGCATGAAGCAGACCATCCGCGCGCGGCGAAAACGGCATTTTAATGCTGAGCACCAGCATACCCGGAAGAAGTCGATCGATCTGGAGTTTATGGTCTGGCAACGTCTGGCCGGGCTTGCCCAGCGCCGCGGAAAAACCTTGTCAGAGACCATCGTGCAGCTGATTGAAGATGCGGAACATAAAGAGAAGTACGCCAGTCAGATGTCCACCCTGAAAACCGATTTGCAGGCGCTGCTTTCCGGTAAGAAGTAGTGTTTTACTTTTCTTCAGACAATAAAAAACCCCGCAACATGGCGGGGTTTTTTTATAAGACGATAACTTATGCCGCTGGCTGAGTTACAACGTCTTTGATGCCTTTAACTTCGATCTCTACGCGACGATCTGGTGCCAGGCAGTCGATCAGTGCAGCGCGAGCTTTCACGTTGTCACAGGTAGAACCGGTAACTGGGTTAGATTCGCCCATACCACGTGGGGAGATCTTGTTAGCCGGGATACCTTTAGAGATCAGGTAGTCAACAACGGACTGAGCACGTTTCTCGGACAGACCCTGGTTGTAAGCGTCAGAACCGATACGGTCGGTGTAGCCCAGAACCACTACGGAACCATCTTTAGGATCCAGGTTGCTCAGCTGGGTGTACAGCTGATCCAGTGCCTGCTGACCTTCTGGTTTCAGGGTTGCTTTGTTGAAGTTGAACAGAACGTCAGACTTCAGAGTGAAGTGCTTGGTCTGTACTTCTGGAGCTGGTGCTGGAGCTGGAGCAACGATTGGCGCTGCTTCTTCCTGCTGGCCGAAACGGTAGGAAACACCTACGCTCAGCATGCCGTTGTCTGGACGAACACCAACGGTGTTGCCGTCGCCGATGTTGTTAACCCACTGGTATTCCAGACGGGTAGCAACGTCACGGGTCATTGCCCACTCAACGCCACCTGCGAATACTGGAGATACGCCAGTGTCGTGGTCGTCGCCAGCGATGCTGTTGCTGGAGTCTGCACGCCATACCATGCCGCCCAGACGGGTGTAGATGTCTACAGCGTCATTTACTGGGTAGCCCAGTTTAGCAGTCAGCTGAACGCCCTGTGCTTTGAAAGCACCGTTAACGTTGTCGCCTTTGTAAGGCATGCGGCCCAGCCAGTCGTAGCCCATTTCGAAGCCAACGTACGGGTTAACCTGATAACCACCGAACGCGCCTGCGCCCAGCTGGCTTTCGTGAGTTGGGCCGTCGTTGTTCAGAGCGTCGTTATACCAGCCAGTGTCATGGAACTGAGACCAGCCCAGTTTAGCACCTGCATACCAGGTATTATCTTTCGGAGCGGCCTGCGCTACGGTAGCGAAACCTGCCAGTGCCACTGCAATCGCGATAGCTGTCTTTTTCATTTTTTGCGCCTCGTTATCATCCAAAAATCGCCATGAGAATCTCAATGAGAGTCACGGTTAAATCCTTCACCGGGGGGCGGGGACAAAGAGTAAAGCTACCGATATCTTCGGTTTAGGCCGAGCACCCCTGGCGATGTAAAGTCTACAACGTACCTGAAAACTTACAAGTGTGAACTCCGTCAGGCATATGAAAAAAAAGTTTTGTATACACAATATTTAACATTTATGGCGAAGATTTAGGCGTGCTAAACTGGAGGAAGCCGCGGCAGACAAGACTTGTCGCGGCTTTTAGAAAGGGAACCAATGGCGTACAGCGCTTGCAAAAAAAATTCCAGGAAAACTCTTATTTTTACTTAATGATACAAATTCGAGTGAATTTTTAGCCCAGAAAGGTGTCCGTTGCCCAGAGCATTCATTCGAACAGGACGCATAATAAAGCCCAGTGCGTTACCTTCTTCGGCCGCTTCGGCCAGGCGATGTTGTTCCGTTTCGGTTAATTCTTCCGTAAACCAGCCAATCACCACGCTGTAATTCCCGGTACGCAGGGCCCTCACCATCGATTCTACAGTATGGCAGGGATCCATCTGGCTCACCTGCATCACTTTAGTCAGCGGTAAACCTGCGGATTGTACCCATTCACGGCTCAATTTCTGCTGCGGCGTCAGCCACAGCTGCCAGCGATCCTGCTGACCAAGCTGCTGTAACAGGGGCAGCAATAACAGCTGCGTCATCATGGGCTGGTCTTCACGGTAAAGCACTTCACTAATCAGCCCGGTGGACATGTACGCAGCAGCGGAACTCCGTGCACTTTTGCCAGCGGAAGAAGAGAAAGTTGTTGAACGGTTTGCATAGCCTGAAGAGTACATAATCAATCCAGCCCTGTAGTTACTGTATGGATATACAGTAACCCCTGTACGTCTAAAGATCAACCTCATTTTCGGAAAGCTCCTCGCAAATTTGGTTTGTTATTCAGACCGATTGAAAAATCATCTTGCCGTTCGATCATAACTTACCTATTTTTTGGCTAACGGATCCGTTAACAAACGACTTTACTATTACTGCATGATTTAAAAGGGAAATATCATGAAAAAGTTATCCTATGAGCGGATCTATCAATCTACGAAATATCTTTCATCACTCGGTGATGTTGAGCATCGGGCCCTGTTCGGCGGATACACCCTGGCGGTGGATGATGCGGTCTTTGCGATGGTCTCAGAGGGGGAGTTATACCTGCGCGCCTGTGAAGAGAGCGCACAGTACTGCGTCAAAAATGCCTCCTCTTACTTAACGCTGGTGAAGCGGGGGCGCGCGGTATTGCTGAACTATTACCGTGTCGATGAGGCGCTCTGGCAGGATCGGGATAAGCTCCTGCAGCTCTCCTCATTTGCCCTCGAAGCCGCGCGGCGGGAGCGCCGCGAGCGGTACAAGCGCGACAGGCTGAAAGATTTACCCAATCTCACCTTTCAGCTTGAGATCCTGCTAAACGAGGCGGGCATCAGCAACGAAGAGGCGTTACGCACCCTCGGCGCCGAGAAGTGCTGGCTGAAGATCAGGGAACTTAACAAGCACCTGAGCTACAAGGTGCTGTTTGCGCTGGAAGGGGCAATCGTCGGTCTGCACGAGGCGGCGCTCCCGGAGAACAGACGCCGGGAGCTGGTGGAGTGGTACAAAAGGCTGCCGGTGGATAACAGCACTCACTCTGGCAGTTGATTAACGTGCTGCTGTAAACGACAAATTTCTGGCAGCAACGCGATAAGCAGACCGATTTGCTGCAGCACCAGCGGCGCTTTGCTCTCGGCACCCGGTTCAATATGCGAAATGCGTTGCGCCAGTTCGGTCAGAGCCTGCTGAACCCGAGGTTCATCCGCCGGGCGTTGATGCAGCGCATCATCTACATAGCAAACGGCATCATCAAGCAATGCCAGGATGGCTGGGCTGGTCAGCCGCTCGCGGTGCGCACCCAACGCCGAAATGTAGCTGGTAAAGGTGTGGTTCAGGCACAACAGACGGAACGCAACCTCGCGCGTTTCCGCTGTCGCCCGCGGTTCCGTGGACATGTTTGAGACTACCGACGCCAGTTCCGCGTCGCGGTTATAGGCATCACGCCGGGCAATGCGATACGCCAGGCGATTATCGCGGCCCTGATGATACTGCTCAAGGATGGCATCCAGATACCGGCAGTTGGCATTCATCGCCTGATCCAGCACGCGCGGCAGATTACGGAAGCGCCAGTCTGGCCAGATAAAGCTTACTGCGGCCCAGGCAATGGCGCAGCCAATCAGGGTATCGATGACGCGCGGTAGCGCCACTTCAAAGCCTTCCCCGAGCAGGTTGAAACAGAGCAACACCAGCAGGGTAATAAACATGGTGGCATGCGCGTACTGAACATTGCGAAACGCAAAAAACAGCACCCCGGTGATCACAATCAAGATCAGCTGGCCTTCCAGGGAGGGAACGAAGTAGAGGATGGGCAGCCCGATGGCGACCCCGACCAGCGTACCGATAATACGCAGCGCCAGCCGGTGGCGGGTGGCATTGTAGTTCGGCTGACAGACAAACAGGCTGGTCAGCAAAATCCAGTAGCCGTGATTAAGCCCGGTTATCTGTATAAAGGCATAGCCAATACAAAGTACTAGCGACATCCTCACCGCATGGCGGAACAGCGCTGATTCCGGTGAAAAGTTGCGGCTTAAGCGCAGCCACATATCGCTGAAACCGTGCAGGCTATCGTCGGCAAGCTGGTTCTCCACATCATTGCGGGGCATAGCCAGCGCCTGCTCGGATTCGATGGTGGCGAGCTGGGCGTCAATGGCGCGCAGGTTGTTCAGCAGAAAACCCAGCGCTTTCATCTGTTCTGCTGAGGTCCCGCTGGCCTGGACGCGATCGAGCGCCGCATCCAGGTGCGTGAAGGCCCGCTCAAACCGTGGATCGTGCTGATAGGGGGTGCGCAGCAGGATAGATCGTGACAGCTGATGGCAGGCCTGCGACTGCATGGAGAGCAGGCGCTGGAAGCGAAACATCACGTCGCTGTAGCGAAACTTCTCGCGCAGATCGGCGTACTGAATATGCGAGGAGCTGGCGCGCTCGTGAATATCCTGCGCCACAAAGTAGTAGTGCAGGGTGCGGCGGGTGCCGCGCTGACCGCGATCGCCGCGCAACCGGGTAAGCAGCGAGGCTTTAGTCTGGTTCAGCGTGGTCACCAGCTGGCCGTTCGCCAGCGCCAGATCGTACAGCGGCGCCTGGCCATCGCCTTCAATGTCCGGGTCAAAGAGCCGGGACT
This Leclercia sp. S52 DNA region includes the following protein-coding sequences:
- the ompA gene encoding porin OmpA, producing MKKTAIAIAVALAGFATVAQAAPKDNTWYAGAKLGWSQFHDTGWYNDALNNDGPTHESQLGAGAFGGYQVNPYVGFEMGYDWLGRMPYKGDNVNGAFKAQGVQLTAKLGYPVNDAVDIYTRLGGMVWRADSSNSIAGDDHDTGVSPVFAGGVEWAMTRDVATRLEYQWVNNIGDGNTVGVRPDNGMLSVGVSYRFGQQEEAAPIVAPAPAPAPEVQTKHFTLKSDVLFNFNKATLKPEGQQALDQLYTQLSNLDPKDGSVVVLGYTDRIGSDAYNQGLSEKRAQSVVDYLISKGIPANKISPRGMGESNPVTGSTCDNVKARAALIDCLAPDRRVEIEVKGIKDVVTQPAA
- the yccS gene encoding YccS family putative transporter, whose translation is MLSPLLRRYTLNSAWLYNVRIFIALCGSTALPWWLGDVKLTIPLTLGVVAGALADLDDRLAGRLRNLVITLICFFIASASVELLFPWPWLFAIGLMLSTSVFILLGGLGQRYATIAFGALLIAIYTMLGVSLYDQWYQQPVLLLLGAVWYNLLTLAGHLIFPIRPLQDNLARSYEQLAHYLELKSRLFDPDIEGDGQAPLYDLALANGQLVTTLNQTKASLLTRLRGDRGQRGTRRTLHYYFVAQDIHERASSSHIQYADLREKFRYSDVMFRFQRLLSMQSQACHQLSRSILLRTPYQHDPRFERAFTHLDAALDRVQASGTSAEQMKALGFLLNNLRAIDAQLATIESEQALAMPRNDVENQLADDSLHGFSDMWLRLSRNFSPESALFRHAVRMSLVLCIGYAFIQITGLNHGYWILLTSLFVCQPNYNATRHRLALRIIGTLVGVAIGLPILYFVPSLEGQLILIVITGVLFFAFRNVQYAHATMFITLLVLLCFNLLGEGFEVALPRVIDTLIGCAIAWAAVSFIWPDWRFRNLPRVLDQAMNANCRYLDAILEQYHQGRDNRLAYRIARRDAYNRDAELASVVSNMSTEPRATAETREVAFRLLCLNHTFTSYISALGAHRERLTSPAILALLDDAVCYVDDALHQRPADEPRVQQALTELAQRISHIEPGAESKAPLVLQQIGLLIALLPEICRLQQHVNQLPE
- the sulA gene encoding SOS-induced cell division inhibitor SulA, whose amino-acid sequence is MYSSGYANRSTTFSSSAGKSARSSAAAYMSTGLISEVLYREDQPMMTQLLLLPLLQQLGQQDRWQLWLTPQQKLSREWVQSAGLPLTKVMQVSQMDPCHTVESMVRALRTGNYSVVIGWFTEELTETEQHRLAEAAEEGNALGFIMRPVRMNALGNGHLSGLKIHSNLYH
- the matP gene encoding macrodomain Ter protein MatP, which gives rise to MKYQQLENLESGWKWKYLVKKHREGELITCYLEASAAKEAVDLLLTLENEPILVNGWIDKHINPALLNRMKQTIRARRKRHFNAEHQHTRKKSIDLEFMVWQRLAGLAQRRGKTLSETIVQLIEDAEHKEKYASQMSTLKTDLQALLSGKK
- a CDS encoding TfoX/Sxy family DNA transformation protein; its protein translation is MKKLSYERIYQSTKYLSSLGDVEHRALFGGYTLAVDDAVFAMVSEGELYLRACEESAQYCVKNASSYLTLVKRGRAVLLNYYRVDEALWQDRDKLLQLSSFALEAARRERRERYKRDRLKDLPNLTFQLEILLNEAGISNEEALRTLGAEKCWLKIRELNKHLSYKVLFALEGAIVGLHEAALPENRRRELVEWYKRLPVDNSTHSGS